TGACCGTCAGCACGTGTGCGTTGTCGCCGTACTCCTCGTGGAAGTCGGCGATCGTTCGGGACTGTTTCTTGCCGTACTCCGAGTGGATGTCGACGAGCAGGACGATCGTCGGCTTCTCGATCGGGCCGATAGTGACCGACTCGCCGTCGGGCGTCTCGAGTTCGACCTCGGGGGCCTCGTCGCCCACCTTCGTTCCCTCGTCGTCATCGTCGTCGTGGTCGTCGTACTCGTCGCCGTCGTGATCGTCGGTGTCGTCGTCCTCGTCGTCGCCGATCTCCGGGTCGTCGTCGTCACCGAGACACCCGGCCATTCCGGCGAGTGCGATTCCGCCGCTCAGCTGTAGGACACGTCGACGTGTTGCGTCGTGCATCAGGTTACTGAACAGGAGTTCGATACTTACTTATCCGTGATACAATCTCGATACTCCGCGTTCGGAGCCGTCCTTATACGGTCGTGAAGGGTCGACCGTCGAACGAGCGGGGGTCGTTGGTCGACACATAACACGGATTATACGATGCGTAACCGGTCTCCGGTCACGTTCTGCGGCCTCGACGAACGTTCTTCGTGCTCGCAGTCGAACGTCGAGTATGTACGAAGTCGAGGTGAAGGTCCGGGCCCCACACAGCCCGCTCCGGTCGCGGCTCGCCAAACTCGGAGCGGATCCGATCGGGGCGGTCACGCAGGCGGACACCTACTACGACGCCCCCCACCGCTCCTTCGCGGAGACCGACGAGGCGGTCCGCATCAGGCGGGAGACGCCCGTAAGGGAGGACGGATCCGGTAACGACGCGACCGTCCTCACGTACAAGGGGCCGCTCGTCGAGTCGGCGTCGAAGACCAGGGTGGAACGGGAGGTCGACGTCGAAGACGGCGAGGCGATGGCGGCGATCCTCCAGGCGCTCGGGTTCGAGCCGGTCGCCACGGTCGAAAAGGACCGCGAACGCTTCTCGCTCGAGGGGATGACGGTAACGCTCGATTCCGTCGCGGGCCTCGGCGAGTTCGTCGAGGCAGAGACCGAGGCGACCGAGGGCGAACGGGTCGCCGCCCGTGAAGAGGTCGTCTCGCTGCTCTCGCGACTCGACCTCGACGCCGACGACCAGCTCCGCACCTCCTACCTCGAACTGCTGCTCGCGGAGGAACATTCCTCTCAGTTATAAACTGGTGGCGAAAACTTTCCGCAAGGTATAGCACGCCGGGTGGCGAATCCGGGGCAATGACCGAGCGGAACATCCGGGTCGAGCCGATCGATCGTCGGGCAGTCGAAGATCAGGAGGTAGAGATCGTCGAGCGGAAGGGGATCGGCCACCCGGACTCGATCTGTGACGGGATCGCGGAGAGCGTCTCGAGCGCGCTCGCCCGCGCGTACCTCGACCGGGTCGGGAAGGTGCTCCACTACAACACCGACGAGACCCAGCTCGTCGCCGGGCGGGCCGCACCCGCCTTCGGCGGCGGGGAGATGGTCGATCCGATCTACCTCCTGATCGTCGGCCGCGCCACCAAGGAGTACAAGGGGACGACGATCCCGACCGGAACGATCGCACTCTCGGCCGCCCGCGAGTACCTGGCGGAGACGCTGCCACACCTCGATCTCGGCACCGACGTGATCCTCGACGTCAAACTCGGTGAAGGCAGCGGGGACCTCCAGGAGGTCTTCGGCGAGGGCGGCGCGACCGTCCCGATGGCGAACGACACGAGCTTCGGCGTGGGCCACGCGCCGCTGACCGAGACGGAGCGGATCGTCCTGGAGGCCGAGCGGGGGCTCAACGGGGAGTTTTCGAACGAGACCCCCGCGCTGGGCCAGGACGTGAAGATCATGGGCAAACGCGAGGGTGACCGGATCGACGTGACGGTCGCGGCGGCCGCGGTCGACGCCCACGTCCCCGACATGGAGGCGTACAGGGAGACGATCGCGGCGGTCAGGGAGTACGTCGCGAACCTGGCCGGCGAGTACACCGATCGGGAGGTGGCGGTCCACGTCAACACCGCCGACGAGTACGACCGGGGAGCGATCTACCTCACGACGACCGGCACCTCGGCGGAGAACGGCGACGACGGCTCGGTGGGCAGGGGCAACCGTGCGAACGGGCTGATCACGCCCAACCGCTCGATGTCGATGGAAGCCACCAGCGGAAAGAACCCCGTCAACCACATCGGGAAGATCTACAACTTGTTGAGTACCGAGATCGCCGAATCCGTCGTCGAGGAGGTCGACGGCATCCGGGATCTGCGGGTGAGGCTGCTCAGCCAGATCGGCCGCCCGATCGACCGGCCGCACGTCGCCGACGCCCACGTCGTCACCGAGGAGGGCATCGAGGTTCGCGAGGTCGCCCCCGAGATCGAGCGAATCGTCGACCGAGAGCTCGCCGACGTCACCGAGATCACCCGCCGTGCGATCGACGGCGAACTCTCGACGTTCTAACCCCGTTACCCTCGCCACCCGCACGCCGAAGCCCGTTTATCTACCCCCGAACTACACCCGAACGTGCACCCCCCGGGAGCCGACGTCGTCGTCGTCAGTCACGGCGACATCGGCGTCAAGAGCGCGACGGTCCAGCGGTCGATGGAGCGACGGCTGGTCGCGAACTTGGAGGCGACGCTCGACGCGAGGGGGGTCGATGCGGAAGTCGAAGACCGCTGGACGCGACCGCTTATCCACGTCTCCGAACCGGAAATCGAGGCGGCGACCGCAGCCGCCTGCGACACGTTCGGAGTGCGTTCGGCGAGCCCGGCGGTGTCCGTTCCTCCGACGCTCGACGCCATGCGGGAGGCGCTCGCCGAGACCGGCCGGGCGGTCTACACTGACGGCTCGTTCGCGGTGCGTGCGCGCAGGGCTGGCGAGCGAGATTCCCACCCGTTCACGAGCGAGGAGCTAGAGCGCGAGGGGGGCCGGGCGGTGTGGGAAGCGGTTTCGGAAGGGTTCGAACCGACGGTCGACCTGGAGGACCCGGATCTCACCTTCTCCGTCGAGTGCAGGGAACGCGAAGCGTTCGTGGCCTGCGAACGGCGCGAGGGTCCCGGTGGACTCCCGCTCGGCTCCCAGGGACGACTCGTCGCGCTCGTGAGCGGCGGGATCGACTCTCCCGTCGCTGCCTGGTCCGCGATGCGTCGGGGCTGTTCGATCGTTCCGCTCTACGTCGACCTCGGGGAGTTCGGCGGAGTGGACCACGTCGCCCGCGCGGAGGCGGCGATCGGGGTTCTAGAGGACTACGCCGCGGGCTTCGACATGCGTCCCCGGATCGTCCCGGGCGGTGAGGCAGCGGAACTGATCGCCCGCGAGGTCAGAGACGAGCGGATGCTCGTGCTCAGGCGGTTCATGCTCCGGGTAGCAGAACGCGTCGCGGAGGAGGAAGACGCCTGCGGGATCGTCACGGGGGAGGCGCTCGGACAGAAGTCGAGCCAGACAGCGGTGAACCTCTCGGTGACCGACCGGGCGGTCGACGTACCGGTCCACCGGCCGCTGCTCGCGTACGACAAACACGAGATCGAAGCCAGAGCGCGCGAGATCGGCACGTACGAGGAGGCGACGATCCCCGCCGGCTGCAACCGGATGGCACCCGACCACCCGGAGACGCAGGCGACGCTCGCGGGCGTCGAGCGGGTCGAACCCGACCTGGAGGGGTTGATCGAGGAGGCGGTCGCCGGGATCGAGGTCGTCGAACGGTAGAGTCGAAACCGACTTTTCGGGCGGCCGTTTTCGACTAGCCGTGACGACCGTCTGCCTCGTCGGCTCGCCCGACTCCGACCTGAAGATCGAGCTACTGGGTCGAGAGACATCCCGCGAGGCGCTCGCGTCGTACGAGATCAGCACGCCCTGGCGGAACACGGTCGCGGTCGAGACGGTGAGCCTCGGCGCGGCGGTCTCGCTCTGTAACGACCTGAACTGGTATCTCGTCCGGTTCGCCGACCACGCGATGATCAGGGAACCGAGCGTCAGTACGGACGAGTGGCTCTCGCGACGGCTCGCGCGGGCGGTGCGCGACGAGGAGGTCAGACCCGAGGAATCGAAAGAGCGGCTGGCGATCTTCGGTGTGGAGGAAGGCGAACTCGTCGAACCGATGTACGTCACCCGGCGGGACCCATTACCGGAGTACGACCTGCGCGAGGTCGAAGAGACCCTCGTCGTCCGAGTGCACGAGTCCGAGTTCGGGGGCTAGCTTCACGGAGCCCCGCCCCGAACGAGGGGGTATGAGCACACAGCCCACGGCGCTCGTCGACGAGACCGAAGTCGAGGACGGACGGGTAGTCGTGGACGGGTCGGAGATCCACTACCTGACCGCGGGTCACGACGGTCCGGCGGTGATCCTCCTCCACGGCGGCGGTCTCGACTCGGCGGCCGTCTCCTGGCGCGAGACGCTCCCCGCGCTCGCGGACGGCTACCAGGTGTTCGCGCCCGACCTCCCGGGATACGGCGAGAGCGCACACCCCGAAGCGCCCTACTCGATCGAGTACTTCGCTCACACCCTCTCGGGGTTCATGGACGCGCTCAACATCACCCACGCGAGCCTCGTCGGCATCTCGATGGGCGGGGGGATCGCCCTCCAGTTCGCGCTCTCGAACCCGGATCGGGTCGATCGGCTCGTCGCCGTCGACTCCTACGGCCTGACGGGCGAGGTCCCCGGCGGCAAACTCGGCTACCTCGTCGTTCGACTCCCGCTGTTCAGACGACTCACCTACGGCGCGCTCAGGAACAGCCGTCGGCTCATGCGCGCGAGCGTGAGACGCATGGTCGGCAGTCCCGACGTGGTCACCCCGGGGATGGTCGTCGAGATCGAACGCGAGGCGAAACGCGAGGACGCGGGGCTGGCGTTCAACCGGTTCCAGCGGGCCGAGGTCGGCTGGAACGGGCTGCGAACGGAGTTCTCCGACCGGCTGCACGAGCTATCGGTACCGACGCTGTTCGTCCACGGCGCCGAGGACACGCTGGTGCCTCCCGAGGCATCGATCCGGGCGGCGACGCTCGCACCCGACGCGGAGCTGGAGATGATGGAGGGCGTCGGTCACTGGCCGCCGCGCGAGCGCCCCGAGGAGTTCGCGGGGCTGGTCCGGGAGTTCCTTCGGGGCGTCTGAGCTCAGTCGAACAGCCCCGTCGAGAGGTAGCGCTCTCCGCTGTCGGGGAACACCGTCACGACCAGCGGGCAGTCGTCGTAGGCCGCGCCACCGTCCGTGGTCGCCGCCTCCTCCGCGAACAGGTCGACCCTCGGCGGTTCGGGACACTCCAGTTCCGGTCGGGCCAGTCGATCGGCGACCCGGCGGGCGGCGACCGACGCCGCGCCGCTCGACTGCCCGACCAGGATCCCCTCCTCGCGGGCGAGGCGACGGCACTCCTCCTCGGCTCCCGGGAGCGCCACCGTCTCGATCGAGTCGATCAGGTCGATGTCGAGCAGGTCGCTGACGAAGCCCGGCCCCATCCCCTGATAGTCGTCCTTCCCCGGTACGCCCGTCGAGAGCACGGCGTTCTCTTCGGGTTCGACCGCGATCACCTCCATCTCCGGGAAGGCTTCGAGGAGGCGGCGGGCAGTGCCGGTGAGGGTCCCACCCGTTCCGACGGTCGCGACGAACGCGTCGATCTCCCGTCCCTCGACCTGCGAGATGATCTCCGGGGCAGTAGTTCTGTAGTGTGCCTCGGCGTTCGCCGGGTTCTCGAACTGGCCCATCTCGAGCGCGCCGGTCTCCTCGGCGATCTCGGCAGCACGCTCTCTCGCCTCCGATATCTCGCCCTCGACGAGTTCGAGCGTCGCACCGTAAGCCTTCATGAGCTGGCGGCGTTCGGGCGACTTCGAGGCCGGCATCACGATCGTGAGGTCGTATCCGCGGGCGGCACAGGCGATCGCGAGGCCGATGCCGGTGTTGCCGCTGGTCGGCTCGACGACGCTCCCACCGGGTTCGAGGGCGCCCGAGCGTTCGGCGGCCTCGATCATCGCGAGCGCCGGGCGGTCCTTCGCCGAGCCGCCGGGGTTGAACGACTCGAGTTTGGCGGCGATCGTCGCTCCCTCCGGCGAGTCGACCTGGACCAGCGGCGTGCCGATGGCCTCGAGCACGCTTCCGTTCATTACCGATCGTACGTCACGACGGTATAAACAGGTGGTGGACACCGGCAGTTCTCCTTCCCAGCTGCGACGGAGCGGCGCGTTTAACTCCGCGCGCCGACCAACGGAATCCATGACGCTGGAGACGATGCGACCCACCCCGACGTGGGACGCGACAGCCTATAGGGAGACCGTCGAGACGTTCGAGTCCGTCCGTGAGGAGATCACCGTGAAGGTCTGGGGCGCCGACTGGTGTGGCGACTGCCGGGGTCAGCTTCCCGAGTTCGCCGCCGCGCTCGACGCCGCGGGAGTGTCCGACGACCGGATCGAACAGCTCCCGGTCGAGAAACGGGAGGACGGCTCGAAGGAAGGTCCCGATGTCGAGGAGTACGGTATCGAGTACATCCCGACGGTCGTGATCGAACGCGACGGCGAGGAACTCGCCCGGTTCGTCGAGGAGGAGCCGGTCCCGATCGCCGTCTACCTCGCAGACCGGATCGAAGAGGCCGAGGTGACCGCGTAGCGGGAATTGGCGTGTGACGAGCCGACCCTCTGGCTCGCGCCCGTCCTCGTCACGCTCGTCGTCGACGTCCCCGGTCTCGACGTCGTGCTCGCGTCCGTCGCCATGTCATCTGAACCGGGACGTTGGTCGGACGCTGGTTGGCCGGTAACGGGACGGCACGCCCGGACGGACCCCGGACCACGTGGTCGAGTGACGAGCGGAACCGGTCGCGTTCGATCCGGATCAGTCCGTGGTACGCTACGAACGCACGTTCTCGGCCGCCCACGTGAACGCCTCCTCTATATCGTGTGTCGGCGGCGAACAGGTGAACGATCGGCAGGCGTAGACCGTCGGTTCCCCGTCTCTCGCACCTCGATCCGCCCAGATCGGCGGCGTTTCCTCGAGGCCCAGCACGTCGACCCACTCCGCGAGCCCCTCCTCGGTCGGTGGCCGCGGCGCGAGTAACAGGTCCGGGAGGTACTCGCGACCGATCCGCTCGTGCCAGTCGTGGGGGAGTTCGTCGGCAGCGATCGTCAGTTCGAGCGCCCCGTTCTCGAAGCGGTCGGCGACGAGCACGAGCGTCGCGTGTTCGAGCGGGCTCGTCCTGATCCGCGAGCCCTGCGTCGAGAGTACCCCTTCCACTACGGGCTCGAAGCCCTCGTCCGGGGCGAACTGCGACAGCGAGAGCAGGACGTCGGCCGCCACCCCGAGACTCGACGGCGTCGACTGGTCGTGGCGTTCCTGTGGCCGGGCGACGAGGCTTTCGGTACCCTCGCCCGTGAAGTAGATCGTCCTCTCCTCGGCCTCCCAGAAGCGGTCTTCGATCACGCGAGCGAGGTCGAGCGCGAACGAGAGGTGCGAGACCTCCCCGGTCGCCCGGTAGCAGTCGAACGCCCCGCGCGCGAGGAACGCGTAGTCGTCGAGGTAGCCGTCGATCCGTACATCCCCGTCTTTGAACCGCCGCGAGAGCTCCCTCTCACTCTCGTCCCACAGCTGCTCGCGACAGAACGAGAGGGCCTCGACGGCCCGCTCGGCGTGACGTGAATCGAGCGCGAGGCCCGCCTCCGCGAGGGTCGAGATGGCGAGGCCGTTCCAGCTAGCGAGGACCTTCTCGTCGCGGGCCGGTCGAGGTCGCTCCTCGCGCGCCTCGAAGATCCGCTCTCTGGCGGCCTCGAGACGCGTTTCGATATCCTCGTCACTCTGGCCGTGCTCCTCCGCGAGCTCGGGAATACTCCGCGAGAGCGCGAGCACCGTCTTCCCATCGAAGTTCCCGCCCTCGGTGATCCCGTAGCGCTCGCAGAAGAGGTCGGCGTCCTCGTCGAGCACGTCCCGCACCCCGTCGGGCGTCCAGACGTAGAACGCGCCCTCCTCCTGGTGGGCTCCCTCGTCCGTGCCCGGCGGGAGGCTCTGTGCATCGAGCGTGCTGTAGAAGCCACCATCGGGGTGCGAGAGCTCGCGGTCGAGGAACTCGATCGTCTCCTCGACCACTCGTGCGTAGTGCTCCTCGCCGGTGAAGGCGTGGCCGGCTATGAGCGCCCGTGGGATCTCGGCGTTGTCGTAGAGCATCTTCTCGAAGTGCGGGACGATCCATTCCCGGTCGGTGGCGTACCGGTGAAACCCGCCGCCGACGTGGTCGTAGAGACCCCGATCGCTCATGGCGTCGAGTGCCTCCCCCAGAACCGCGAGGTAGCTCTCGCGTCCGGTCCGGTCGTACGCCCGCGCGAGGAGGTGCAGGCGTGCTGGCTGTGGGAACTTCGGGCCGCCCTGACCGAACCCGCCGTGCTCGTGGTCGGCCGCCCGGAGCGCCGCGCCGGCGGCGTCCGAAAGCGTCTCGGAGCCCGGTCGCTCGCCGGGTTCGGGCACCGACTCGACCTCGTCCTCGATGGCGGCCGCCCACTGGTCGGCCCGCTCCTCGATCGCCGCCCGGTCGGTCTCCCACGAGTCGCGAAGCCCACGGAGCAGCTCCAGAAAGCCCGGCATCCCTCGGCGTGGCTCCTTCGGGAAGTACGTCCCCACGTAGAACGGCCGGCCGTCCGGGGTGAGCCAGGCGGAGAGCGGCCAGCCGCCGCGGCCGGTCACCAGCTGACAGATCGTCATGTAGAGGCTGTCGACGTCGGGTCGTTCCTCACGATCGACCTTGATCGGGACGAACCCCTCGTTCAGCGCGCGGGCGACCTCCTCGTCCGCGAAGCTCTCGTCTTCCATCACGTGACACCAGTGACAGGCGGCGTAGCCGATCGAGAGGAAGATCGGGGCGTCGTGCTCGCGGGCGAGCGAGAGCGCGTCGTCGTCCCACGGCTGCCAGTCCACCGGGTTGTCGGCGTGCTGGAGCAGGTAGGGGCTGGCCTCCTCGTCGAGCCGGTTTCGCTCCGGGATCGTCATGGGCGGGCTACGGGAGCCAGCCCCTTAGCACGTCGGCCGAGACGACGCCGTGCGCCGGGTCGAACGTTTCAGGGCAAGTGATAAGTCACGCCGATTCCAGGGTCCGTGTATCCGATGTCGCTTCTCGAACTCATCTCCGGGGTGGAGGAACACGAACAGACGCTCACGGTGTTCAACGCCGACGAGGCGACCACGCGGGCGCTGAGCGAGCGGTTCAGCGACCGGAACCTCGTCGTACGGCCGGGGACGGCCGAGGGCGGGCCGGAGACGTTCGCGGCGCTCGAACGCGACGGCGAGTTCGTCGCCGGCACGAGCGTGGCCACGATGCTCGCCGAGGACGAGGCGTTCTCGCCCGCGTTCGATCCGGAGAGCTACCGCCCGATCCTCGACGAACTCGACGAGAGCGTCTTCACCTCCTACTCGATGCGACAGATGATCGCGGCCTCGCGAGAGATCGAGGACCGTGCCTGGCGGATCGGGAGGGGAGAGCTCCACTCGGGTTTCCAGCGCGTCTCGATCCTCGAACGCACCCTCGACGTCTACGAACGCCTCGGCGAGCGGGAGGGGCTCTCGGTACACGGCTACGCGAGCCCCGACGCGGATCCACCGCGACAGGACTCGTTCACCCTGCATCTGGAGCGGGCCAGTGAGATCGAGCGGACCTGGTTCGTCGCCTACGACGGCGGCGGGGTCGACGAGAACAAGTGCGCACTGCTCGCAGAGGAGCGCGAGCCTCGGGAGTTCTACGGCTTCTGGACCTACGATCCGGAAACGGTCGACTACATCGTCGACCACCTGAAACGGAGCTACCTCCACCTCGAGACCGACGGGGGCAGGTCTCCGGGCCACCGGGGCACCCGGTAGCCGAAGGCAACGATTATAGGGCGAGAACGGCCTCTCCCGGTATGTCAGAGACGGTGCTTCTGGTCGGCGGCGGTGGGCGCGAACACGCCATCGCGCGAGCGCTCGCCGACGACGTGACGCTCTACGCCTGTGCGGGCAACCGGAACCCGGGTATCGCCCGTCTCGCCGACGGGTTCGAGACGCTTGAGGAGACGCATCCGAACGCGGTCGTCACCTACGCCGAGGAGGTCGGCGCCACGCTCGCGGTGGTCGGACCCGAGGCGCCGCTGGCCGCGGGCGTCGCCGACGCGCTCACGGAGGCGGGCGTCTACGCCTTCGGACCGGGCGCGGAGGCCGCACGGATCGAGACGGACAAGGCCTACCAGCGGCGGTTCATGCGCGAACACGCGATCCCCGGCTGTCCGGCGTTCGAGACGTTCGAG
This region of Halalkalicoccus sp. CGA53 genomic DNA includes:
- a CDS encoding TlpA family protein disulfide reductase, which encodes MHDATRRRVLQLSGGIALAGMAGCLGDDDDPEIGDDEDDDTDDHDGDEYDDHDDDDDEGTKVGDEAPEVELETPDGESVTIGPIEKPTIVLLVDIHSEYGKKQSRTIADFHEEYGDNAHVLTVNTNLDASMDDLRAFAEEYGGDWDHAMCDEETLATYRPHATVTLCVYDEDGTLVFRHDGEITYESVEAAVDGYLGSN
- the cyaB gene encoding class IV adenylate cyclase; the encoded protein is MYEVEVKVRAPHSPLRSRLAKLGADPIGAVTQADTYYDAPHRSFAETDEAVRIRRETPVREDGSGNDATVLTYKGPLVESASKTRVEREVDVEDGEAMAAILQALGFEPVATVEKDRERFSLEGMTVTLDSVAGLGEFVEAETEATEGERVAAREEVVSLLSRLDLDADDQLRTSYLELLLAEEHSSQL
- a CDS encoding methionine adenosyltransferase, with product MTERNIRVEPIDRRAVEDQEVEIVERKGIGHPDSICDGIAESVSSALARAYLDRVGKVLHYNTDETQLVAGRAAPAFGGGEMVDPIYLLIVGRATKEYKGTTIPTGTIALSAAREYLAETLPHLDLGTDVILDVKLGEGSGDLQEVFGEGGATVPMANDTSFGVGHAPLTETERIVLEAERGLNGEFSNETPALGQDVKIMGKREGDRIDVTVAAAAVDAHVPDMEAYRETIAAVREYVANLAGEYTDREVAVHVNTADEYDRGAIYLTTTGTSAENGDDGSVGRGNRANGLITPNRSMSMEATSGKNPVNHIGKIYNLLSTEIAESVVEEVDGIRDLRVRLLSQIGRPIDRPHVADAHVVTEEGIEVREVAPEIERIVDRELADVTEITRRAIDGELSTF
- a CDS encoding tRNA sulfurtransferase, which translates into the protein MHPPGADVVVVSHGDIGVKSATVQRSMERRLVANLEATLDARGVDAEVEDRWTRPLIHVSEPEIEAATAAACDTFGVRSASPAVSVPPTLDAMREALAETGRAVYTDGSFAVRARRAGERDSHPFTSEELEREGGRAVWEAVSEGFEPTVDLEDPDLTFSVECREREAFVACERREGPGGLPLGSQGRLVALVSGGIDSPVAAWSAMRRGCSIVPLYVDLGEFGGVDHVARAEAAIGVLEDYAAGFDMRPRIVPGGEAAELIAREVRDERMLVLRRFMLRVAERVAEEEDACGIVTGEALGQKSSQTAVNLSVTDRAVDVPVHRPLLAYDKHEIEARAREIGTYEEATIPAGCNRMAPDHPETQATLAGVERVEPDLEGLIEEAVAGIEVVER
- a CDS encoding DUF5804 family protein, whose product is MTTVCLVGSPDSDLKIELLGRETSREALASYEISTPWRNTVAVETVSLGAAVSLCNDLNWYLVRFADHAMIREPSVSTDEWLSRRLARAVRDEEVRPEESKERLAIFGVEEGELVEPMYVTRRDPLPEYDLREVEETLVVRVHESEFGG
- a CDS encoding alpha/beta fold hydrolase, giving the protein MSTQPTALVDETEVEDGRVVVDGSEIHYLTAGHDGPAVILLHGGGLDSAAVSWRETLPALADGYQVFAPDLPGYGESAHPEAPYSIEYFAHTLSGFMDALNITHASLVGISMGGGIALQFALSNPDRVDRLVAVDSYGLTGEVPGGKLGYLVVRLPLFRRLTYGALRNSRRLMRASVRRMVGSPDVVTPGMVVEIEREAKREDAGLAFNRFQRAEVGWNGLRTEFSDRLHELSVPTLFVHGAEDTLVPPEASIRAATLAPDAELEMMEGVGHWPPRERPEEFAGLVREFLRGV
- a CDS encoding PLP-dependent cysteine synthase family protein, whose amino-acid sequence is MNGSVLEAIGTPLVQVDSPEGATIAAKLESFNPGGSAKDRPALAMIEAAERSGALEPGGSVVEPTSGNTGIGLAIACAARGYDLTIVMPASKSPERRQLMKAYGATLELVEGEISEARERAAEIAEETGALEMGQFENPANAEAHYRTTAPEIISQVEGREIDAFVATVGTGGTLTGTARRLLEAFPEMEVIAVEPEENAVLSTGVPGKDDYQGMGPGFVSDLLDIDLIDSIETVALPGAEEECRRLAREEGILVGQSSGAASVAARRVADRLARPELECPEPPRVDLFAEEAATTDGGAAYDDCPLVVTVFPDSGERYLSTGLFD
- a CDS encoding TlpA family protein disulfide reductase, whose translation is MTLETMRPTPTWDATAYRETVETFESVREEITVKVWGADWCGDCRGQLPEFAAALDAAGVSDDRIEQLPVEKREDGSKEGPDVEEYGIEYIPTVVIERDGEELARFVEEEPVPIAVYLADRIEEAEVTA
- a CDS encoding thioredoxin domain-containing protein, which encodes MTIPERNRLDEEASPYLLQHADNPVDWQPWDDDALSLAREHDAPIFLSIGYAACHWCHVMEDESFADEEVARALNEGFVPIKVDREERPDVDSLYMTICQLVTGRGGWPLSAWLTPDGRPFYVGTYFPKEPRRGMPGFLELLRGLRDSWETDRAAIEERADQWAAAIEDEVESVPEPGERPGSETLSDAAGAALRAADHEHGGFGQGGPKFPQPARLHLLARAYDRTGRESYLAVLGEALDAMSDRGLYDHVGGGFHRYATDREWIVPHFEKMLYDNAEIPRALIAGHAFTGEEHYARVVEETIEFLDRELSHPDGGFYSTLDAQSLPPGTDEGAHQEEGAFYVWTPDGVRDVLDEDADLFCERYGITEGGNFDGKTVLALSRSIPELAEEHGQSDEDIETRLEAARERIFEAREERPRPARDEKVLASWNGLAISTLAEAGLALDSRHAERAVEALSFCREQLWDESERELSRRFKDGDVRIDGYLDDYAFLARGAFDCYRATGEVSHLSFALDLARVIEDRFWEAEERTIYFTGEGTESLVARPQERHDQSTPSSLGVAADVLLSLSQFAPDEGFEPVVEGVLSTQGSRIRTSPLEHATLVLVADRFENGALELTIAADELPHDWHERIGREYLPDLLLAPRPPTEEGLAEWVDVLGLEETPPIWADRGARDGEPTVYACRSFTCSPPTHDIEEAFTWAAENVRS
- a CDS encoding DICT sensory domain-containing protein; the encoded protein is MSLLELISGVEEHEQTLTVFNADEATTRALSERFSDRNLVVRPGTAEGGPETFAALERDGEFVAGTSVATMLAEDEAFSPAFDPESYRPILDELDESVFTSYSMRQMIAASREIEDRAWRIGRGELHSGFQRVSILERTLDVYERLGEREGLSVHGYASPDADPPRQDSFTLHLERASEIERTWFVAYDGGGVDENKCALLAEEREPREFYGFWTYDPETVDYIVDHLKRSYLHLETDGGRSPGHRGTR